One [Clostridium] saccharolyticum WM1 DNA segment encodes these proteins:
- a CDS encoding prepilin peptidase translates to MILGTGAFFDAQEHRIPNGLVLWGVIIGFLLEIAGSGKPLAGLLFLLRLLIVTMVFFLLFLCRMIGAGDIKLAALICGFLGLRAGALAVGFGFLIGAIWSFIKMTVRGSLFIRFSCLFAYIRRVFQTGKLTTYYDPVQDGYDVVIPLGLCLFLGTIGSMIFVK, encoded by the coding sequence TTGATTTTAGGGACAGGGGCATTCTTTGATGCCCAAGAGCACCGCATTCCTAACGGTTTGGTGCTTTGGGGAGTTATCATCGGCTTCTTGCTTGAGATTGCTGGGTCAGGAAAGCCTTTGGCAGGCCTTCTGTTCCTTCTGAGGCTTTTGATTGTAACCATGGTATTTTTTTTATTGTTTCTGTGCCGGATGATCGGCGCAGGGGATATTAAGCTGGCCGCTTTGATATGCGGTTTTCTGGGGCTTAGAGCTGGTGCTCTGGCAGTTGGATTTGGTTTTCTTATAGGGGCTATCTGGTCATTTATTAAAATGACAGTAAGAGGCAGTCTATTCATCCGCTTTTCCTGTCTTTTTGCCTATATCAGGCGTGTATTTCAAACTGGGAAACTTACAACCTACTACGATCCGGTCCAGGATGGATATGATGTGGTAATTCCTTTGGGCCTTTGCCTGTTTTTAGGGACCATAGGCTCTATGATTTTCGTGAAATGA
- a CDS encoding type II secretion system F family protein codes for MRYDNYVLTPAQWFLYGFQGLAAAGIFSYVFYRSVASFLLFLPMIFIFPHIKKSELKKKRLQQLNLEFKEGILLLASFLSAGYSVENAFSASVKELVILYGEEGMVSMEFGHIVSQIRINRSVEQALSEFAGRSGLDDVKNFAEVFAAAKRSGGELVSIISHTAAVIRDKMQVRQEILTMTASKQFEQKIMTMIPFFIVLYIDMTSPGFFNIMYNTGIGRILMTLCLAVYIGAIAIARHIMKIEI; via the coding sequence TTGAGATATGATAATTATGTTCTGACGCCGGCTCAATGGTTCCTGTACGGGTTCCAGGGTCTGGCAGCGGCAGGAATTTTCTCTTACGTTTTTTACCGCAGTGTTGCGTCATTTCTGTTATTTCTTCCAATGATTTTTATTTTTCCCCATATTAAAAAAAGTGAATTAAAGAAGAAAAGGCTTCAACAGCTGAATCTGGAATTTAAGGAAGGAATCCTTCTCTTAGCCTCTTTTCTTAGTGCCGGATACTCTGTGGAAAATGCTTTTTCAGCCTCTGTAAAGGAACTGGTTATTCTTTATGGAGAAGAAGGGATGGTTTCCATGGAATTTGGCCATATTGTAAGCCAGATCCGGATAAACCGCTCCGTGGAGCAGGCACTTTCTGAATTTGCGGGACGCAGCGGCCTGGATGATGTTAAAAACTTTGCGGAAGTATTTGCCGCTGCAAAACGAAGTGGAGGTGAGTTGGTTTCCATCATCAGCCATACAGCGGCGGTAATAAGGGATAAGATGCAGGTAAGGCAGGAGATTTTGACCATGACAGCCTCAAAGCAATTTGAACAAAAGATTATGACCATGATTCCCTTTTTTATCGTTCTCTATATTGACATGACCTCTCCAGGCTTCTTTAACATCATGTACAATACGGGAATTGGAAGAATTCTTATGACTCTTTGCTTGGCCGTCTACATCGGGGCTATCGCCATAGCAAGGCATATCATGAAGATCGAGATATGA
- the glgB gene encoding 1,4-alpha-glucan branching protein GlgB: MEIDRAEIGTGFITEVDRYLYNNGRHYEIYEKLGAHPEKYEGNDGMYFAVWAPHGSQVSVVGDFNGWDPEANLMSSLSDSGIWETFVPGLGIGELYKYAITTRSGKILFKSDPYAFQAEYRPQTASVTADLSVFQWKDRSWMEKRMTKDPLHEPLSIYEVHLGSWRKKNRAEKDGFYTYTEAAHELADYILEMGYTHVELMGIAEHPYDGSWGYQVTGYFAPTSRYGTPEEFMYFVDYLHRKGIGVILDWVPAHFPKDAHGLADFDGEPCYEYGDPRKGEHPDWGTKVFDYSKYEVDNFLIANALYWVDKFHVDGLRVDAVASMLYLDYGRNNGEWVPNQYGGNENLEAIEFFKHLNSVIKNRGNGAMVIAEESTAWPRVTGNQEQAGLGFTFKWNMGWMHDFLEYMKLDPYFRKYNHHKMTFGLSYFTSENYILVLSHDEVVHLKCSMIHKMPGLLEDKFSNLKLGYTFMLGHPGKKLLFMGQDFGQFHEWDEKSALDWYLSEEPLGKDLKDYVRDLLHLYKKYPALYEKDFDWEGFSWVNANDKERSIFSFIRYSKDHKRSLLFVLNFTPVERPDYRVGVPKRGAYTLVLDEKHGLYKRGEKAPSFRSVKTEWDGQEHSFSYPLPAYGAAVFRF, translated from the coding sequence ATGGAAATAGACAGAGCTGAAATCGGAACCGGATTTATCACAGAAGTTGACCGGTACCTTTATAACAATGGAAGGCATTACGAAATCTATGAAAAGCTGGGCGCCCATCCGGAAAAATATGAAGGAAACGACGGAATGTATTTTGCCGTCTGGGCACCTCATGGCAGTCAGGTCAGTGTGGTTGGAGATTTTAACGGCTGGGATCCTGAGGCAAACCTGATGTCATCCCTTTCCGACTCCGGGATATGGGAAACCTTTGTTCCGGGCCTGGGCATCGGGGAACTGTATAAATATGCAATCACCACCAGAAGCGGCAAGATCCTTTTCAAGTCGGATCCCTACGCCTTTCAGGCGGAGTACCGTCCCCAGACCGCTTCGGTTACTGCAGACCTGTCTGTTTTTCAGTGGAAGGACCGGTCATGGATGGAAAAGCGGATGACCAAAGACCCGCTTCATGAGCCTCTTAGTATCTATGAGGTGCATTTGGGCTCCTGGCGGAAGAAAAACAGAGCGGAAAAGGATGGTTTCTATACATACACAGAAGCCGCCCATGAACTGGCGGACTATATACTGGAAATGGGCTACACCCATGTGGAACTGATGGGCATTGCAGAGCATCCCTATGATGGCTCCTGGGGTTACCAGGTTACAGGATATTTTGCCCCGACATCCCGGTATGGGACTCCAGAAGAATTCATGTATTTTGTTGATTACCTGCACAGAAAGGGAATCGGGGTCATCCTTGACTGGGTTCCTGCCCATTTTCCTAAGGATGCCCACGGACTGGCAGATTTTGACGGAGAACCCTGTTATGAATATGGGGATCCCCGGAAAGGCGAACATCCGGATTGGGGTACAAAGGTTTTTGATTACAGCAAATATGAGGTAGATAATTTCCTTATAGCCAACGCCCTTTACTGGGTGGATAAATTCCATGTAGACGGCCTGCGGGTGGATGCAGTAGCTTCCATGCTTTATCTGGATTACGGCAGAAACAACGGGGAATGGGTCCCAAACCAATACGGGGGAAATGAGAATCTGGAGGCCATTGAGTTTTTTAAGCATTTAAACAGTGTCATTAAAAACCGGGGAAACGGGGCCATGGTCATTGCAGAGGAATCCACCGCCTGGCCCAGGGTCACCGGAAATCAGGAGCAGGCAGGCCTTGGCTTTACCTTTAAATGGAACATGGGCTGGATGCACGATTTTTTGGAATACATGAAGCTGGATCCCTATTTCCGTAAATACAACCACCATAAGATGACCTTTGGTCTTTCATATTTTACCAGCGAAAACTATATACTGGTATTGTCACACGATGAGGTAGTGCATTTAAAATGCTCCATGATCCACAAAATGCCGGGACTTCTGGAGGATAAGTTTTCCAATCTAAAATTGGGATATACCTTTATGCTGGGCCATCCCGGGAAAAAGCTGCTGTTTATGGGGCAGGATTTCGGGCAATTCCATGAATGGGATGAAAAGTCAGCCTTAGATTGGTATCTGTCAGAGGAGCCTTTAGGAAAAGATCTGAAGGATTATGTAAGGGACCTTCTTCACCTGTATAAAAAATATCCGGCCCTTTATGAGAAGGATTTTGACTGGGAGGGATTTTCCTGGGTCAATGCCAATGACAAGGAACGCAGCATCTTCAGTTTTATCCGGTACAGCAAGGATCACAAGCGCAGTCTCCTGTTTGTTTTAAACTTTACTCCGGTGGAACGCCCGGATTACCGGGTGGGAGTTCCAAAACGCGGAGCCTATACCCTGGTATTAGATGAAAAACACGGATTGTACAAGAGGGGAGAGAAAGCGCCGTCTTTCCGTTCCGTAAAGACGGAATGGGATGGGCAGGAACACTCCTTCTCTTATCCTCTTCCGGCTTATGGCGCTGCCGTTTTCCGTTTCTAG
- a CDS encoding P-loop NTPase family protein translates to MAKRVMAVYDEDPLYAERLAEYVNQKEQVPFSVLGFTALERLTDYGADHRIELLLVDSSVSREDIEKIGAAFVILLADGEVAPLEEPYPRVYKYQAADRIMREVMGFYCNNSGEPGYAMVSRSGRVMGVYSPINRCLKTSFALTMGQLLARDLKVLYMNFEDCSGFGRLMGEEYKGGLSDLLYYYGQEGFHWGRLGAVVHTWGDLDYVPPVQYPEDLCQVTGQMMAELVGHIARESTYGSIILDLGQFGKKGAELLEVCDVVYMPVKDDCVSAAKVEEFEEYLTSSGHEALISRIQKIKPPYHSSFGRRDNYLEQLLWGELGDYTRQLLRKFP, encoded by the coding sequence TTGGCAAAAAGAGTGATGGCGGTTTATGATGAGGATCCGTTGTATGCTGAGAGATTGGCGGAATATGTAAACCAGAAGGAACAGGTCCCGTTCTCAGTACTGGGTTTTACTGCCCTGGAGCGGCTGACGGATTATGGAGCAGATCACAGGATAGAGCTTCTGCTGGTTGATTCCTCCGTATCCCGGGAGGATATAGAGAAAATAGGAGCAGCCTTTGTGATCCTGCTGGCTGACGGGGAGGTGGCCCCCTTGGAAGAGCCATATCCAAGAGTTTATAAGTACCAGGCCGCAGACAGAATCATGCGTGAGGTGATGGGATTCTATTGTAATAATTCCGGGGAACCTGGATATGCCATGGTTTCAAGGTCAGGAAGGGTCATGGGGGTCTACTCGCCCATAAACAGGTGCTTAAAAACTTCTTTTGCCCTTACCATGGGACAACTGCTGGCCAGGGATTTAAAGGTTCTTTATATGAACTTTGAGGATTGTTCCGGTTTTGGGCGTCTCATGGGAGAGGAGTATAAGGGAGGACTGTCAGATCTGTTGTATTATTATGGGCAGGAGGGATTTCACTGGGGCAGGCTTGGGGCAGTAGTTCATACCTGGGGGGACTTGGATTATGTGCCTCCGGTACAGTATCCCGAGGATCTTTGCCAGGTGACCGGGCAGATGATGGCAGAGCTGGTGGGCCATATTGCAAGGGAAAGCACTTATGGGTCCATTATCCTGGATCTTGGCCAGTTTGGTAAGAAAGGAGCAGAGCTGCTGGAAGTATGCGATGTGGTATACATGCCGGTAAAGGATGACTGCGTGTCTGCAGCAAAGGTGGAAGAATTTGAAGAATACTTAACCTCATCCGGTCATGAAGCACTAATAAGCCGGATTCAGAAGATAAAGCCGCCCTACCACAGCAGCTTTGGACGGAGAGATAACTATCTGGAACAGCTTTTGTGGGGAGAGCTGGGGGATTACACAAGACAGCTTTTGAGAAAATTCCCTTAG
- a CDS encoding immunoglobulin-like domain-containing protein, whose product MVRKSEKKWIFPFTRVQAVCAVSGFVFYIAMKLVFGSGGRELSEGAGLKRAGPGQGESTYDVLVSGLDKDNEDKRVPVKIPVRERKYSEEEARELFQKIQPELTEQMLGENESLEDVRGNLNLKGSLGEYGLRIIWESENPQVIDAFGIVHNEDIPEEGKSVWLRARVTDGSYERQFEFKVTVYPASLTREQRAADDFVRWIGQIDLKQQTEDRLSLPPVYMGERLTYFQPEETDYRILPVLGILLAALLPLKGEFDRKNQARVRERQLLFDYSEVVSKLVVYMGAGLTVRGAWERITAGYKDGVKQGKRSVRPAYEEMVKTAAQLGSGLSEGKAYSEFGRRCGVQVYIKLSALLEQSQKNGSRQLRPALELEMVSAFEQRKNLAKKLGEEAGTKLLLPLLMMLGVVMVMIVVPAFLSFY is encoded by the coding sequence ATGGTAAGGAAAAGCGAAAAAAAGTGGATTTTCCCTTTTACCAGAGTACAGGCGGTCTGTGCAGTGTCGGGGTTTGTTTTTTATATTGCCATGAAGCTGGTATTTGGGTCAGGGGGCAGGGAGCTATCGGAGGGGGCAGGGCTTAAAAGAGCAGGACCGGGCCAGGGGGAGTCTACCTATGATGTCCTGGTATCCGGGCTTGATAAGGACAATGAAGATAAGAGAGTGCCGGTGAAAATTCCTGTCAGAGAGAGGAAATACAGTGAGGAGGAGGCAAGAGAGCTGTTCCAAAAGATCCAGCCTGAGCTGACAGAACAGATGTTGGGAGAAAATGAATCCCTGGAGGATGTGAGAGGAAATCTAAATCTAAAGGGAAGCCTTGGCGAGTACGGGCTTAGAATTATTTGGGAATCCGAGAATCCTCAGGTCATTGATGCCTTCGGGATCGTACACAATGAGGATATACCGGAAGAGGGTAAGTCGGTTTGGTTAAGGGCAAGGGTGACTGACGGAAGCTATGAGCGGCAATTTGAGTTTAAGGTTACCGTTTACCCTGCTTCTCTTACCCGGGAACAAAGGGCTGCCGATGACTTTGTCCGGTGGATCGGGCAAATCGATCTTAAACAGCAAACGGAGGACCGCCTGTCTCTGCCACCGGTTTATATGGGGGAGCGGCTGACATATTTCCAGCCTGAAGAGACGGATTATCGGATCCTGCCGGTGCTGGGAATTTTGCTGGCTGCACTTCTTCCTTTAAAAGGGGAGTTTGACAGGAAAAATCAGGCAAGGGTGCGGGAGCGGCAATTACTTTTTGATTATTCAGAGGTAGTTTCCAAGCTGGTGGTTTACATGGGCGCAGGACTTACGGTCAGAGGCGCCTGGGAACGGATCACGGCGGGCTATAAGGACGGGGTAAAACAGGGAAAAAGAAGCGTAAGGCCGGCTTATGAGGAGATGGTGAAAACGGCAGCACAGCTTGGCAGCGGGCTGTCAGAAGGGAAGGCCTACAGTGAATTTGGAAGGCGCTGCGGGGTTCAGGTCTACATTAAGCTTTCCGCTCTTCTGGAACAGAGCCAGAAAAACGGGAGCCGCCAGCTTCGGCCGGCGTTGGAGCTTGAAATGGTGTCTGCCTTTGAACAGAGGAAGAACCTGGCTAAAAAGCTGGGGGAAGAAGCCGGAACCAAGCTATTGCTGCCCCTTCTCATGATGCTGGGAGTAGTCATGGTCATGATCGTGGTTCCTGCGTTCCTGTCATTTTATTAG
- a CDS encoding Flp1 family type IVb pilin, protein MLDWIKDQIGDFLREEDGVGVIEVVLILVVLIGLVIIFKKQITTLLDNIFKEINNQSKEVY, encoded by the coding sequence ATGCTGGATTGGATTAAAGATCAGATCGGGGACTTTTTAAGAGAAGAAGATGGAGTCGGTGTGATTGAGGTGGTGTTGATCCTGGTGGTTTTAATCGGACTTGTTATCATCTTTAAAAAACAGATAACAACCCTGCTGGATAACATATTCAAGGAAATCAATAACCAGTCAAAAGAGGTGTATTAA
- a CDS encoding ArsR/SmtB family transcription factor: MQAQEFNELFQSCMPIFIALGDEVRFSIIEGLARTGFYGKPENDVTNKDGLYIRPGQGMNVKEITEMTRLSRPAVSHHLKILKEAGLVSVRQEGTANYYYLTIGDSTKKLCSLGQYLQQLLSQVS; the protein is encoded by the coding sequence ATGCAAGCCCAGGAATTTAACGAACTTTTCCAGAGTTGCATGCCTATTTTTATCGCTCTGGGAGATGAGGTCCGCTTCTCCATCATAGAGGGTCTTGCACGCACTGGCTTTTATGGCAAACCGGAAAACGATGTGACAAACAAGGACGGCTTATATATAAGGCCCGGACAGGGAATGAATGTTAAAGAAATCACGGAAATGACCAGATTATCACGCCCTGCCGTTTCCCACCATCTAAAGATATTAAAAGAAGCCGGTCTTGTAAGTGTCCGCCAGGAGGGGACAGCCAATTATTATTATCTGACCATCGGTGACAGCACGAAAAAACTTTGTTCCCTTGGGCAGTATTTGCAGCAGCTTTTGAGCCAGGTTTCATAG
- a CDS encoding YaaL family protein, producing the protein MKHVQLKKHLAPSEEERNLRREIERSKTAIDAARNHFEQVVDPTLIDCYIYELNAAQLRYQFLLRRFKSREV; encoded by the coding sequence ATGAAACATGTACAATTAAAAAAACATCTGGCCCCGTCAGAGGAAGAACGGAACTTAAGACGTGAGATTGAACGTTCCAAAACCGCCATAGATGCAGCCAGAAACCACTTTGAACAGGTGGTTGACCCAACACTTATTGATTGTTATATTTACGAACTTAACGCGGCACAACTGCGTTATCAGTTCCTTCTGCGCCGTTTCAAAAGCCGGGAGGTATAA
- a CDS encoding alpha-amylase family glycosyl hydrolase: MSKWYERGVFYHLYPLGLVGAPKENRESSVTDRFGELCQWIPHIRSLGCNAIYIGPLFESSTHGYDTRDYRMVDRRLGGFENFREFVSRCHETGIKVVVDGVFNHTGREFFAFQDILEHRENSPYRDWYRGINFAAGSPLGDSFGYEGWQGHFQLPCLNLLNPEVKQYLFDTVRFWIHTFGIDGIRLDCANVLDFGFMKELREHTRDMKEDFWLMGEVIHGEYGRWVNQEMLHSVTNYELHKSIYSGHNDHNYFEIAHNVKRLESIGSQLYTFVDNHDENRIASKLHDLRHLPLTYLLLYTLPGIPSIYYGSELGLEGKRTNTDDSMLRPAISITEIREFSSPLKDLISKLGHIHEENPEFHGGRYQELLLTNRQYAFARFHDGHTIIIGANNDESGAFVSIPCPCEGNTAVNLLNGEVFPVTDRRIGLTLPANQGVILKIMEG, translated from the coding sequence ATGAGCAAGTGGTATGAAAGGGGAGTTTTTTATCATCTATATCCCCTGGGGCTTGTGGGCGCTCCGAAAGAAAACAGGGAATCCTCTGTTACAGATCGTTTTGGGGAGCTTTGCCAGTGGATTCCCCATATCCGGTCTCTTGGGTGCAATGCGATCTACATCGGGCCACTGTTTGAATCCTCCACCCATGGGTACGATACACGTGATTACCGGATGGTGGACCGCCGTCTCGGCGGTTTTGAAAACTTTCGGGAGTTTGTTTCCCGCTGTCACGAAACCGGTATCAAGGTAGTGGTCGACGGCGTCTTTAACCATACCGGACGGGAATTCTTTGCATTCCAGGATATCTTGGAGCACAGGGAGAATTCTCCCTACAGGGACTGGTACCGGGGGATCAATTTTGCCGCTGGCAGCCCATTGGGAGATTCTTTCGGATACGAAGGCTGGCAGGGACATTTCCAGCTTCCTTGCCTGAATCTTTTAAATCCCGAAGTAAAGCAGTATTTGTTTGATACCGTACGGTTCTGGATCCATACCTTTGGCATTGACGGGATACGTCTTGACTGCGCCAATGTATTGGACTTCGGATTTATGAAAGAACTGCGGGAACACACCAGGGACATGAAAGAGGACTTCTGGCTTATGGGGGAAGTGATCCATGGAGAATACGGCAGATGGGTCAATCAAGAGATGCTTCATTCCGTCACCAACTATGAACTACATAAGAGCATTTATTCCGGTCACAATGACCACAATTATTTTGAAATTGCACACAATGTAAAGAGGCTGGAATCCATAGGCTCCCAGCTCTATACCTTTGTGGACAATCATGACGAAAACCGGATCGCAAGTAAACTTCACGATCTCCGGCATCTTCCCCTTACTTACCTCCTGCTGTATACCCTTCCGGGAATCCCCTCTATCTACTATGGCAGCGAGCTTGGGCTGGAAGGAAAACGCACCAATACGGACGACTCCATGCTGCGTCCTGCAATATCCATAACTGAAATAAGGGAATTTTCCTCCCCACTTAAGGACTTAATCAGCAAGCTGGGGCATATCCATGAAGAAAATCCGGAATTCCACGGAGGGCGTTACCAGGAACTGCTTCTCACCAACCGGCAGTACGCCTTTGCCCGGTTCCATGATGGACATACAATCATCATTGGAGCCAACAACGATGAGTCCGGTGCATTTGTTTCGATTCCCTGTCCTTGTGAGGGAAATACTGCCGTAAATCTTCTGAATGGAGAAGTGTTCCCAGTGACTGACCGCAGAATCGGATTGACCCTACCTGCAAACCAGGGTGTTATCTTAAAGATCATGGAGGGATGA
- a CDS encoding CpaF family protein, producing MEEQRRKLREEILRELDERQQVADEELCDIIDSRILEYGKNNFLPLKDKMELRSRLFDSFRRLGALQELVDDQDVTEIMVNGADRVFVERNGRMEPWVRAFDSPEQLEDTIQQIVSRVNRTVNVSRPIADARLSDGSRVHVVLPPIALDGPAVTIRKFPKPITMARLLKLGSITEEASDFLKCIVEAGYNIFISGGTNSGKSTFLNALSACIPKDERIVTIEDSAELKITHLPNLVRLETRQANGEGDGEVTIGDLIRAALRMNPSRIIVGEVRGKEALDMISAMNTGHDGSLSTGHGNSPRDMLSRLETMVLMGADIPLAAVRSQVAAAIDILIHLGRLRDKSRRVLSIVEVVGYENGEIRLNPLYRFEEDYEDREGSQTVRGSLKKVGCIQNTEKLKAAGIEI from the coding sequence ATGGAAGAACAGAGAAGGAAGCTGCGGGAAGAAATCTTAAGAGAACTGGATGAACGGCAGCAGGTGGCCGATGAAGAGCTGTGTGATATCATTGACAGTAGAATTCTGGAATATGGAAAAAACAATTTTTTACCCCTAAAGGATAAGATGGAGCTTCGGAGCCGGCTGTTTGACTCATTCCGAAGGCTGGGGGCACTTCAGGAACTGGTGGACGACCAGGATGTGACAGAGATCATGGTAAACGGGGCGGACCGTGTTTTTGTAGAACGAAACGGGAGAATGGAACCGTGGGTCAGAGCTTTTGACAGCCCGGAGCAGTTAGAGGATACCATCCAACAGATTGTCAGCAGGGTAAACCGCACGGTAAACGTATCAAGACCCATCGCTGATGCCCGTCTGTCTGACGGCTCCAGGGTCCATGTGGTACTCCCGCCCATTGCCCTGGATGGCCCTGCAGTGACCATCCGGAAGTTCCCCAAGCCCATTACCATGGCAAGACTGTTAAAGCTTGGTTCAATTACGGAGGAGGCTTCGGATTTTTTAAAATGCATTGTAGAAGCCGGATACAATATTTTTATCAGCGGCGGGACCAATTCCGGAAAGAGCACGTTTCTCAATGCTTTGTCTGCCTGCATTCCAAAGGATGAGCGGATCGTGACCATTGAGGATTCGGCGGAGTTAAAAATCACCCACCTCCCAAACCTGGTACGGCTTGAGACCAGGCAAGCCAATGGGGAAGGAGACGGGGAAGTGACGATTGGGGACCTGATCCGGGCGGCTTTGCGGATGAATCCTTCCAGAATCATCGTAGGGGAGGTAAGGGGAAAGGAAGCTCTGGATATGATATCGGCTATGAACACCGGACATGACGGAAGTCTTAGTACCGGACATGGAAACAGTCCCAGAGACATGCTTTCCAGACTTGAGACTATGGTGCTCATGGGGGCAGATATTCCATTGGCGGCAGTCAGAAGCCAGGTGGCGGCGGCAATTGATATATTAATTCACTTAGGACGGCTGAGGGATAAAAGCAGAAGGGTCCTGTCCATTGTGGAGGTGGTTGGCTATGAAAATGGAGAAATCAGGCTCAATCCGTTATACCGGTTTGAGGAAGATTATGAAGACCGGGAAGGGAGCCAGACCGTCCGGGGGAGTCTTAAAAAGGTGGGATGCATTCAAAATACCGAAAAACTCAAAGCAGCAGGCATTGAGATATGA
- a CDS encoding DUF5702 domain-containing protein has translation MRKKGQITVFFSLALLCVFSLMCGLLESARTAGARCYLKLAADSSMDSVFSRYHKEAWEKYRLFLLECENGDELAKVWKGYMEPYMDTSGWYSMNMEQADTMQLISITDGGGHYLNQEILDYMKYGIFENITDEKGGEVLLENLKEARAVKQLSSSFRSHEREAVRLERALEDINISLKQQKAFWQAAKEGIADFDGPEFRREADRLKRETDRIPSLVKAYEKRADDLKSSITETNKALSEAKEELSQKVNEAFMSDTSCYESYVNQDGDRRKEIQVLPEKMELVRQVAERAKERSYEVESIIDQWDSDDEEDDGPDLTSLWGSVGEIWHEADIPVLSYSNGVKDPEKQKLLEQVEGFLQTGLLALVLPEGKEISKGIISDNSFPSVTCMKEQGPGVDAGIMDRILFGEYCSRFLTNFLSEEDKEVRYEMEYLISGKHTDEENLKQTVADVLMVREGLNLIHILSDGQKREEARALAGLITGAVGMAPLTGIVAFFVMSVWALGEAITDVKMLLEGKKVVLLKTRDTWRLSLTGLMELGKTGTCTGGSGDETGIDYTAYLKLLLFLGEIRRQYYRVMDVIQMNLCREQEDFRMIHCVYQAEIRGRVKSRHMFFGGIDPFFPVEVRTEKAY, from the coding sequence ATGCGCAAAAAAGGACAGATCACGGTATTTTTCAGTTTGGCCCTTTTATGTGTATTCAGTCTGATGTGCGGACTCTTAGAGTCCGCACGGACCGCCGGGGCCAGGTGCTACTTAAAGCTGGCGGCTGATTCCTCCATGGACTCGGTATTCAGCAGGTATCATAAGGAGGCCTGGGAAAAATACCGGCTCTTCCTTCTGGAATGTGAAAATGGTGATGAATTGGCAAAGGTGTGGAAGGGATATATGGAGCCTTATATGGACACCTCCGGCTGGTACTCCATGAATATGGAGCAGGCGGATACCATGCAGCTTATTTCTATTACCGACGGGGGCGGCCATTATTTGAATCAGGAGATCCTTGATTATATGAAGTATGGAATCTTTGAAAATATAACCGATGAAAAAGGCGGGGAAGTGCTGCTTGAAAATTTAAAAGAAGCCAGGGCCGTGAAACAGCTGTCCAGTTCATTTCGTAGTCATGAGCGGGAAGCGGTCCGTCTGGAACGGGCCTTAGAGGATATTAACATCTCCCTAAAACAGCAGAAGGCTTTCTGGCAGGCGGCGAAAGAAGGGATCGCAGATTTTGACGGTCCAGAGTTTCGAAGAGAAGCGGACAGGCTTAAACGGGAGACGGACCGGATTCCTTCCCTTGTAAAGGCTTATGAGAAAAGGGCGGATGATTTAAAAAGTAGTATAACCGAGACAAACAAAGCCCTGTCTGAAGCTAAAGAAGAATTAAGCCAGAAGGTCAATGAAGCTTTCATGAGTGATACCTCCTGCTATGAATCTTATGTTAATCAGGATGGAGACCGAAGAAAGGAAATCCAGGTACTTCCTGAAAAGATGGAGCTGGTGAGGCAAGTGGCCGAACGGGCGAAGGAGCGTTCCTATGAGGTGGAGAGCATCATTGATCAGTGGGACAGTGACGATGAAGAAGATGATGGACCGGATTTAACTTCCTTGTGGGGTTCCGTCGGGGAAATATGGCACGAAGCGGATATTCCCGTTCTTTCCTATTCCAATGGTGTAAAGGATCCGGAAAAACAAAAACTCCTGGAACAGGTGGAAGGTTTTCTGCAAACTGGGCTGCTGGCTCTGGTGTTGCCTGAGGGGAAGGAAATATCCAAAGGCATTATATCTGACAATTCTTTTCCATCCGTCACCTGTATGAAAGAGCAGGGACCGGGAGTAGATGCGGGAATTATGGACCGGATCCTGTTTGGAGAATATTGCAGTCGTTTTCTTACCAACTTTCTTTCCGAGGAGGATAAGGAGGTAAGGTACGAAATGGAGTATCTGATTTCAGGAAAGCATACAGATGAAGAAAACTTAAAACAGACGGTTGCAGACGTTCTCATGGTGAGGGAGGGCTTGAACCTGATCCATATTTTATCCGACGGCCAGAAACGGGAGGAGGCAAGGGCTCTTGCCGGCCTTATTACCGGGGCTGTGGGAATGGCTCCTCTTACGGGAATCGTGGCATTTTTTGTAATGAGCGTATGGGCCTTAGGAGAGGCAATTACAGATGTAAAAATGCTTTTGGAAGGGAAAAAGGTGGTCCTTTTGAAAACGCGGGATACCTGGAGGCTGTCTCTTACCGGTCTTATGGAGCTGGGAAAAACGGGAACCTGTACAGGCGGTTCAGGAGATGAAACGGGGATTGATTATACTGCTTATTTAAAGCTGCTTCTATTCTTAGGGGAGATCAGGCGTCAGTATTACCGTGTTATGGACGTGATACAGATGAATCTATGCAGGGAACAGGAGGATTTTCGCATGATACACTGTGTCTATCAGGCAGAAATACGTGGGAGGGTAAAATCAAGGCATATGTTTTTCGGAGGAATTGATCCCTTTTTTCCGGTAGAAGTCCGGACTGAAAAGGCGTATTAA